One genomic region from Quercus robur chromosome 4, dhQueRobu3.1, whole genome shotgun sequence encodes:
- the LOC126722902 gene encoding probable LRR receptor-like serine/threonine-protein kinase At1g06840 isoform X2 translates to MYLLKAWTYGLLIVAWLCCSSLLIGAQDTRITNPDEVKALQAIKSRLIDPNRNLRNWDRGDPCTTKWTGIVCYNTTLEDGYLHVDQLSLLNMNLSGSLAPELGQLSNLTRLDFMWNNISGSIPKEIGNITSLFLLLLNGNQLTGPLPEELGYLPNLNILQIDENHISGQLPKSFAFLNKTKHFHLNNNSISGQIPPQLSRLPSLIHFLLDNNNLSGPLPPQFSEMPNLLILQLDNNNFDGTTIPASYGNMSKLLKLSLRNCSLQGPIPDLSRIQQLGYIDLSSNQLNGTIPQNRLSASITTIDLSKNNLTGTIPTNFSGLPFLQKLSLANNSLNGSVPSAIWASRTLNAKGNLTVELQNNNLSNITGSTVLPSNVTVWLQGNPLCNGNVNLQFCQPENDTQSLTNSTSVPIPTVCPPSYECSTTSTQSCFCAAPLIVEYRLKSPGFTDFRPYIDDFEVYMTAECLNLSLNQLDFKNLWAWEVGPRLKITLKFFPENTSVFNSSEVQRITSNFTSWKFPLNDVFGPYELLRLDLLDFYKSEVGNSPSSGISKGALAGIVVGTIAGAVTLSVILALLILRVHMRKHHAVSKRRHVSGTTMKIDGVKDFTYGEMALATNNFNSSSQVGQGGYGMVYKGILADGTLVAIKRAQEGSLQGEREFLTEIELLSRLHHRNLVSLIGLCDEEGEQMLVYEFMSNGTLRDHLSVKSKEPLSFATRLKIALGSSKGILYLHTEADPPIFHRDIKATNILLDSKYTAKVADFGLSRLAPIPDIEGDLPAHVSTVVKGTPGYLDPEYFLTHKLTDKSDVYSLGVVFLELLTGMHPISHGKNIVREVNVAYQSGMIFSIIDDRMGSYPSECVVKFLTLALKCCEDETDARPSMAEVVHELENIWLLMPDFDIKTTNPMLSGSGKAMTSPSSSSNVKNPFLSSDVSGSDLASEVVPSITPR, encoded by the exons ATGTATCTGTTAAAAGCTTGGACGTATGGATTACTTATTGTTGCATGGTTGTGTTGTTCCTCACTACTTATCGGAGCTCAGGATACTCGAATTACCAACCCGGATGAAG TGAAGGCATTGCAGGCCATCAAGAGCAGATTGATAGATCCCAATAGGAATCTGCGTAACTGGGATCGAGGAGATCCATGTACAACAAAATGGACAGGGATTGTGTGCTACAATACTACATTAGAAGATGGATATCTACATGTAGATCAATT GTCACtattaaatatgaatttgtCAGGAAGTTTAGCACCAGAGCTTGGCCAATTATCGAATTTGACTAGATT GGATTTTATGTGGAACAACATAAGTGGGAGTATACCAAAGGAGATAGGCAATATTACGTCTTTGTTTCTCTT GCTTCTGAATGGAAACCAATTAACAGGTCCCTTGCCTGAAGAGCTCGGTTATCTTCCAAACTTGAATATACTACAAATTGACGAAAACCATATATCAGGACAACTACCTAAATCATTTGCATTCTTGAACAAAACAAAGCACTT TCACTTGAACAACAATTCGATCAGTGGGCAAATCCCGCCTCAGCTATCCAGATTACCAAGTCTTATTCACTT CCTTCTtgataataataacttatcagGGCCTCTTCCTCCACAGTTCTCTGAAATGCCAAATTTACTGATACT CCAACTTGATAACAATAACTTTGATGGGACTACAATTCCAGCTTCTTATGGCAACATGTCTAAATTGCTGAAGTT GAGTCTTAGGAACTGCAGTTTGCAAGGACCAATTCCTGATTTGAGTCGAATACAACAGCTTGGTTATAT AGATCTTAGTTCTAATCAGCTAAATGGAACCATACCTCAAAACAGACTTTCTGCGAGTATCACAACTAT CGATTTATCTAAAAACAATCTTACGGGAACAATTCCGACAAACTTTTCGGGTCTTCCTTTTCTTCAGAAATT GTCACTTGCAAATAATTCATTGAACGGTTCAGTTCCATCCGCTATTTGGGCTAGTAGGACTTTGAATGCAAAGGGAAACCTTACAGT GGAGTTGCAGAATAATAATCTTTCAAATATTACTGGCAGTACTGTTCTACCTTCGAATGTCACTGTCTG GCTTCAAGGGAATCCCTTATGCAACGGCAATGTAAATCTTCAGTTCTGTCAACCTGAAAATGACACTCAGAGTTTAACAAATTCCACTTCTGTTCCTATCCCTACAGTATGCCCACCATCTTACGAATGTTCCACCACATCTACTCAAAGTTGTTTCTGTGCTGCCCCACTGATTGTTGAATATCGGTTGAAAAGTCCTGGATTCACAGATTTTCGTCCATACATAGATGACTTTGAAGTGTACATGACCGCAGAATGTCTTAATTTATCTCTTAATCAGCTGGACTTTAAAAATTTATGGGCATGGGAAGTAGGACCTAGACTGAAGATAACCTTGAAGTTTTTTCCTGAGAACACCTCCGTATTCAATAGTAGTGAGGTTCAGCGAATCACGAGCAACTTCACATCATGGAAATTTCCTCTTAATGACGTATTTGGACCTTATGAACTTCTCCGCCTCGATCTCCTGGATTTTTATAAATCTG AGGTTGGCAACTCTCCAAGCTCTGGTATAAGCAAAGGTGCATTGGCTGGCATAGTGGTGGGGACCATTGCAGGTGCAGTAACATTGTCTGTAATTCTTGCTCTTCTGATATTGAGAGTGCACATGAGGAAGCACCATGCAGTTTCAAAACGACGTCATG TGTCTGGGACTACCATGAAAATTGATGGTGTGAAGGATTTCACTTATGGAGAAATGGCTCTGGCTACAAACAACTTTAACAGCTCTTCTCAGGTTGGCCAAGGAGGGTATGGGATGGTTTATAAAGGCATTCTAGCTGATGGTACTCTTGTGGCCATAAAACGTGCCCAAGAGGGATCTTTACAGGGTGAGAGGGAGTTTTTGACAGAGATAGAATTGTTGTCAAGGTTACATCATCGAAACCTTGTGTCTTTGATTGGATTGTGTGATGAAGAAGGTGAACAG ATGTTGGTCTATGAGTTCATGTCAAATGGTACTCTAAGGGATCACCTTTCTG TTAAGTCTAAAGAACCTCTGAGTTTTGCTACAAGATTGAAAATTGCCCTGGGATCATCTAAAGGCATCCTTTACCTACATACGGAAGCTGATCCCCCAATATTTCACCGAGATATCAAGGCTACCAACATATTATTGGACTCTAAGTATACAGCAAAAGTTGCTGATTTTGGACTTTCTCGACTAGCACCAATTCCAGATATTGAAGGCGATTTGCCTGCTCATGTATCCACAGTTGTGAAGGGAACACCA GGTTACCTAGATCCAGAGTATTTCTTAACTCATAAACTGACAGATAAGAGTGATGTCTATAGCCTTGGTGTTGTATTTCTGGAACTCCTGACGGGGATGCATCCGATCTCACATGGCAAAAACATTGTTAGAGAG GTTAATGTCGCATATCAATCTGGTATGATCTTTTCAATTATTGATGATCGAATGGGATCTTATCCTTCTGAATGTGTGGTGAAATTTTTGACTTTGGCTCTCAAGTGTTGTGAAGATGAGACAGATGCTAGACCTTCAATGGCAGAGGTGGTCCATGAACTTGAAAATATATGGCTTTTGATGCCTGATTTTGACATTAAAACAACGAATCCTATGCTCTCAGGTTCTGGAAAGGCAATGACTTCACCATCATCATCCTCTAATGTTAAGAATCCTTTTTTGTCATCAGATGTATCTGGTAGTGACCTTGCTAGTGAAGTCGTTCCATCCATCACGCCTAGATAG
- the LOC126722902 gene encoding probable LRR receptor-like serine/threonine-protein kinase At1g06840 isoform X1 encodes MYLLKAWTYGLLIVAWLCCSSLLIGAQDTRITNPDEVKALQAIKSRLIDPNRNLRNWDRGDPCTTKWTGIVCYNTTLEDGYLHVDQLSLLNMNLSGSLAPELGQLSNLTRLDFMWNNISGSIPKEIGNITSLFLLLLNGNQLTGPLPEELGYLPNLNILQIDENHISGQLPKSFAFLNKTKHFHLNNNSISGQIPPQLSRLPSLIHFLLDNNNLSGPLPPQFSEMPNLLILQLDNNNFDGTTIPASYGNMSKLLKLSLRNCSLQGPIPDLSRIQQLGYIDLSSNQLNGTIPQNRLSASITTIDLSKNNLTGTIPTNFSGLPFLQKLSLANNSLNGSVPSAIWASRTLNAKGNLTVELQNNNLSNITGSTVLPSNVTVWLQGNPLCNGNVNLQFCQPENDTQSLTNSTSVPIPTVCPPSYECSTTSTQSCFCAAPLIVEYRLKSPGFTDFRPYIDDFEVYMTAECLNLSLNQLDFKNLWAWEVGPRLKITLKFFPENTSVFNSSEVQRITSNFTSWKFPLNDVFGPYELLRLDLLDFYKSEVGNSPSSGISKGALAGIVVGTIAGAVTLSVILALLILRVHMRKHHAVSKRRHVTVSGTTMKIDGVKDFTYGEMALATNNFNSSSQVGQGGYGMVYKGILADGTLVAIKRAQEGSLQGEREFLTEIELLSRLHHRNLVSLIGLCDEEGEQMLVYEFMSNGTLRDHLSVKSKEPLSFATRLKIALGSSKGILYLHTEADPPIFHRDIKATNILLDSKYTAKVADFGLSRLAPIPDIEGDLPAHVSTVVKGTPGYLDPEYFLTHKLTDKSDVYSLGVVFLELLTGMHPISHGKNIVREVNVAYQSGMIFSIIDDRMGSYPSECVVKFLTLALKCCEDETDARPSMAEVVHELENIWLLMPDFDIKTTNPMLSGSGKAMTSPSSSSNVKNPFLSSDVSGSDLASEVVPSITPR; translated from the exons ATGTATCTGTTAAAAGCTTGGACGTATGGATTACTTATTGTTGCATGGTTGTGTTGTTCCTCACTACTTATCGGAGCTCAGGATACTCGAATTACCAACCCGGATGAAG TGAAGGCATTGCAGGCCATCAAGAGCAGATTGATAGATCCCAATAGGAATCTGCGTAACTGGGATCGAGGAGATCCATGTACAACAAAATGGACAGGGATTGTGTGCTACAATACTACATTAGAAGATGGATATCTACATGTAGATCAATT GTCACtattaaatatgaatttgtCAGGAAGTTTAGCACCAGAGCTTGGCCAATTATCGAATTTGACTAGATT GGATTTTATGTGGAACAACATAAGTGGGAGTATACCAAAGGAGATAGGCAATATTACGTCTTTGTTTCTCTT GCTTCTGAATGGAAACCAATTAACAGGTCCCTTGCCTGAAGAGCTCGGTTATCTTCCAAACTTGAATATACTACAAATTGACGAAAACCATATATCAGGACAACTACCTAAATCATTTGCATTCTTGAACAAAACAAAGCACTT TCACTTGAACAACAATTCGATCAGTGGGCAAATCCCGCCTCAGCTATCCAGATTACCAAGTCTTATTCACTT CCTTCTtgataataataacttatcagGGCCTCTTCCTCCACAGTTCTCTGAAATGCCAAATTTACTGATACT CCAACTTGATAACAATAACTTTGATGGGACTACAATTCCAGCTTCTTATGGCAACATGTCTAAATTGCTGAAGTT GAGTCTTAGGAACTGCAGTTTGCAAGGACCAATTCCTGATTTGAGTCGAATACAACAGCTTGGTTATAT AGATCTTAGTTCTAATCAGCTAAATGGAACCATACCTCAAAACAGACTTTCTGCGAGTATCACAACTAT CGATTTATCTAAAAACAATCTTACGGGAACAATTCCGACAAACTTTTCGGGTCTTCCTTTTCTTCAGAAATT GTCACTTGCAAATAATTCATTGAACGGTTCAGTTCCATCCGCTATTTGGGCTAGTAGGACTTTGAATGCAAAGGGAAACCTTACAGT GGAGTTGCAGAATAATAATCTTTCAAATATTACTGGCAGTACTGTTCTACCTTCGAATGTCACTGTCTG GCTTCAAGGGAATCCCTTATGCAACGGCAATGTAAATCTTCAGTTCTGTCAACCTGAAAATGACACTCAGAGTTTAACAAATTCCACTTCTGTTCCTATCCCTACAGTATGCCCACCATCTTACGAATGTTCCACCACATCTACTCAAAGTTGTTTCTGTGCTGCCCCACTGATTGTTGAATATCGGTTGAAAAGTCCTGGATTCACAGATTTTCGTCCATACATAGATGACTTTGAAGTGTACATGACCGCAGAATGTCTTAATTTATCTCTTAATCAGCTGGACTTTAAAAATTTATGGGCATGGGAAGTAGGACCTAGACTGAAGATAACCTTGAAGTTTTTTCCTGAGAACACCTCCGTATTCAATAGTAGTGAGGTTCAGCGAATCACGAGCAACTTCACATCATGGAAATTTCCTCTTAATGACGTATTTGGACCTTATGAACTTCTCCGCCTCGATCTCCTGGATTTTTATAAATCTG AGGTTGGCAACTCTCCAAGCTCTGGTATAAGCAAAGGTGCATTGGCTGGCATAGTGGTGGGGACCATTGCAGGTGCAGTAACATTGTCTGTAATTCTTGCTCTTCTGATATTGAGAGTGCACATGAGGAAGCACCATGCAGTTTCAAAACGACGTCATG TTACAGTGTCTGGGACTACCATGAAAATTGATGGTGTGAAGGATTTCACTTATGGAGAAATGGCTCTGGCTACAAACAACTTTAACAGCTCTTCTCAGGTTGGCCAAGGAGGGTATGGGATGGTTTATAAAGGCATTCTAGCTGATGGTACTCTTGTGGCCATAAAACGTGCCCAAGAGGGATCTTTACAGGGTGAGAGGGAGTTTTTGACAGAGATAGAATTGTTGTCAAGGTTACATCATCGAAACCTTGTGTCTTTGATTGGATTGTGTGATGAAGAAGGTGAACAG ATGTTGGTCTATGAGTTCATGTCAAATGGTACTCTAAGGGATCACCTTTCTG TTAAGTCTAAAGAACCTCTGAGTTTTGCTACAAGATTGAAAATTGCCCTGGGATCATCTAAAGGCATCCTTTACCTACATACGGAAGCTGATCCCCCAATATTTCACCGAGATATCAAGGCTACCAACATATTATTGGACTCTAAGTATACAGCAAAAGTTGCTGATTTTGGACTTTCTCGACTAGCACCAATTCCAGATATTGAAGGCGATTTGCCTGCTCATGTATCCACAGTTGTGAAGGGAACACCA GGTTACCTAGATCCAGAGTATTTCTTAACTCATAAACTGACAGATAAGAGTGATGTCTATAGCCTTGGTGTTGTATTTCTGGAACTCCTGACGGGGATGCATCCGATCTCACATGGCAAAAACATTGTTAGAGAG GTTAATGTCGCATATCAATCTGGTATGATCTTTTCAATTATTGATGATCGAATGGGATCTTATCCTTCTGAATGTGTGGTGAAATTTTTGACTTTGGCTCTCAAGTGTTGTGAAGATGAGACAGATGCTAGACCTTCAATGGCAGAGGTGGTCCATGAACTTGAAAATATATGGCTTTTGATGCCTGATTTTGACATTAAAACAACGAATCCTATGCTCTCAGGTTCTGGAAAGGCAATGACTTCACCATCATCATCCTCTAATGTTAAGAATCCTTTTTTGTCATCAGATGTATCTGGTAGTGACCTTGCTAGTGAAGTCGTTCCATCCATCACGCCTAGATAG
- the LOC126722902 gene encoding probable LRR receptor-like serine/threonine-protein kinase At1g06840 isoform X3, whose protein sequence is MDYLLLHGCVVPHYLSELRILELPTRMKCDVKALQAIKSRLIDPNRNLRNWDRGDPCTTKWTGIVCYNTTLEDGYLHVDQLSLLNMNLSGSLAPELGQLSNLTRLDFMWNNISGSIPKEIGNITSLFLLLLNGNQLTGPLPEELGYLPNLNILQIDENHISGQLPKSFAFLNKTKHFHLNNNSISGQIPPQLSRLPSLIHFLLDNNNLSGPLPPQFSEMPNLLILQLDNNNFDGTTIPASYGNMSKLLKLSLRNCSLQGPIPDLSRIQQLGYIDLSSNQLNGTIPQNRLSASITTIDLSKNNLTGTIPTNFSGLPFLQKLSLANNSLNGSVPSAIWASRTLNAKGNLTVELQNNNLSNITGSTVLPSNVTVWLQGNPLCNGNVNLQFCQPENDTQSLTNSTSVPIPTVCPPSYECSTTSTQSCFCAAPLIVEYRLKSPGFTDFRPYIDDFEVYMTAECLNLSLNQLDFKNLWAWEVGPRLKITLKFFPENTSVFNSSEVQRITSNFTSWKFPLNDVFGPYELLRLDLLDFYKSEVGNSPSSGISKGALAGIVVGTIAGAVTLSVILALLILRVHMRKHHAVSKRRHVSGTTMKIDGVKDFTYGEMALATNNFNSSSQVGQGGYGMVYKGILADGTLVAIKRAQEGSLQGEREFLTEIELLSRLHHRNLVSLIGLCDEEGEQMLVYEFMSNGTLRDHLSVKSKEPLSFATRLKIALGSSKGILYLHTEADPPIFHRDIKATNILLDSKYTAKVADFGLSRLAPIPDIEGDLPAHVSTVVKGTPGYLDPEYFLTHKLTDKSDVYSLGVVFLELLTGMHPISHGKNIVREVNVAYQSGMIFSIIDDRMGSYPSECVVKFLTLALKCCEDETDARPSMAEVVHELENIWLLMPDFDIKTTNPMLSGSGKAMTSPSSSSNVKNPFLSSDVSGSDLASEVVPSITPR, encoded by the exons ATGGATTACTTATTGTTGCATGGTTGTGTTGTTCCTCACTACTTATCGGAGCTCAGGATACTCGAATTACCAACCCGGATGAAG TGTGATG TGAAGGCATTGCAGGCCATCAAGAGCAGATTGATAGATCCCAATAGGAATCTGCGTAACTGGGATCGAGGAGATCCATGTACAACAAAATGGACAGGGATTGTGTGCTACAATACTACATTAGAAGATGGATATCTACATGTAGATCAATT GTCACtattaaatatgaatttgtCAGGAAGTTTAGCACCAGAGCTTGGCCAATTATCGAATTTGACTAGATT GGATTTTATGTGGAACAACATAAGTGGGAGTATACCAAAGGAGATAGGCAATATTACGTCTTTGTTTCTCTT GCTTCTGAATGGAAACCAATTAACAGGTCCCTTGCCTGAAGAGCTCGGTTATCTTCCAAACTTGAATATACTACAAATTGACGAAAACCATATATCAGGACAACTACCTAAATCATTTGCATTCTTGAACAAAACAAAGCACTT TCACTTGAACAACAATTCGATCAGTGGGCAAATCCCGCCTCAGCTATCCAGATTACCAAGTCTTATTCACTT CCTTCTtgataataataacttatcagGGCCTCTTCCTCCACAGTTCTCTGAAATGCCAAATTTACTGATACT CCAACTTGATAACAATAACTTTGATGGGACTACAATTCCAGCTTCTTATGGCAACATGTCTAAATTGCTGAAGTT GAGTCTTAGGAACTGCAGTTTGCAAGGACCAATTCCTGATTTGAGTCGAATACAACAGCTTGGTTATAT AGATCTTAGTTCTAATCAGCTAAATGGAACCATACCTCAAAACAGACTTTCTGCGAGTATCACAACTAT CGATTTATCTAAAAACAATCTTACGGGAACAATTCCGACAAACTTTTCGGGTCTTCCTTTTCTTCAGAAATT GTCACTTGCAAATAATTCATTGAACGGTTCAGTTCCATCCGCTATTTGGGCTAGTAGGACTTTGAATGCAAAGGGAAACCTTACAGT GGAGTTGCAGAATAATAATCTTTCAAATATTACTGGCAGTACTGTTCTACCTTCGAATGTCACTGTCTG GCTTCAAGGGAATCCCTTATGCAACGGCAATGTAAATCTTCAGTTCTGTCAACCTGAAAATGACACTCAGAGTTTAACAAATTCCACTTCTGTTCCTATCCCTACAGTATGCCCACCATCTTACGAATGTTCCACCACATCTACTCAAAGTTGTTTCTGTGCTGCCCCACTGATTGTTGAATATCGGTTGAAAAGTCCTGGATTCACAGATTTTCGTCCATACATAGATGACTTTGAAGTGTACATGACCGCAGAATGTCTTAATTTATCTCTTAATCAGCTGGACTTTAAAAATTTATGGGCATGGGAAGTAGGACCTAGACTGAAGATAACCTTGAAGTTTTTTCCTGAGAACACCTCCGTATTCAATAGTAGTGAGGTTCAGCGAATCACGAGCAACTTCACATCATGGAAATTTCCTCTTAATGACGTATTTGGACCTTATGAACTTCTCCGCCTCGATCTCCTGGATTTTTATAAATCTG AGGTTGGCAACTCTCCAAGCTCTGGTATAAGCAAAGGTGCATTGGCTGGCATAGTGGTGGGGACCATTGCAGGTGCAGTAACATTGTCTGTAATTCTTGCTCTTCTGATATTGAGAGTGCACATGAGGAAGCACCATGCAGTTTCAAAACGACGTCATG TGTCTGGGACTACCATGAAAATTGATGGTGTGAAGGATTTCACTTATGGAGAAATGGCTCTGGCTACAAACAACTTTAACAGCTCTTCTCAGGTTGGCCAAGGAGGGTATGGGATGGTTTATAAAGGCATTCTAGCTGATGGTACTCTTGTGGCCATAAAACGTGCCCAAGAGGGATCTTTACAGGGTGAGAGGGAGTTTTTGACAGAGATAGAATTGTTGTCAAGGTTACATCATCGAAACCTTGTGTCTTTGATTGGATTGTGTGATGAAGAAGGTGAACAG ATGTTGGTCTATGAGTTCATGTCAAATGGTACTCTAAGGGATCACCTTTCTG TTAAGTCTAAAGAACCTCTGAGTTTTGCTACAAGATTGAAAATTGCCCTGGGATCATCTAAAGGCATCCTTTACCTACATACGGAAGCTGATCCCCCAATATTTCACCGAGATATCAAGGCTACCAACATATTATTGGACTCTAAGTATACAGCAAAAGTTGCTGATTTTGGACTTTCTCGACTAGCACCAATTCCAGATATTGAAGGCGATTTGCCTGCTCATGTATCCACAGTTGTGAAGGGAACACCA GGTTACCTAGATCCAGAGTATTTCTTAACTCATAAACTGACAGATAAGAGTGATGTCTATAGCCTTGGTGTTGTATTTCTGGAACTCCTGACGGGGATGCATCCGATCTCACATGGCAAAAACATTGTTAGAGAG GTTAATGTCGCATATCAATCTGGTATGATCTTTTCAATTATTGATGATCGAATGGGATCTTATCCTTCTGAATGTGTGGTGAAATTTTTGACTTTGGCTCTCAAGTGTTGTGAAGATGAGACAGATGCTAGACCTTCAATGGCAGAGGTGGTCCATGAACTTGAAAATATATGGCTTTTGATGCCTGATTTTGACATTAAAACAACGAATCCTATGCTCTCAGGTTCTGGAAAGGCAATGACTTCACCATCATCATCCTCTAATGTTAAGAATCCTTTTTTGTCATCAGATGTATCTGGTAGTGACCTTGCTAGTGAAGTCGTTCCATCCATCACGCCTAGATAG